One segment of Anatilimnocola aggregata DNA contains the following:
- a CDS encoding succinylglutamate desuccinylase/aspartoacylase family protein: MQLSTHEIVGNAPGPHLLITGGVHGDEFEPMAAIRLLMTAINPVELSGRVTLVPIVNEPAFKLGQRTAEDGLDLARTCPGRADGSVTEQIAFALSTLIRTANLYIDLHTGGTRLMVAPLSGYVLHRDEHVLNQQRRMARAFGLPIIWGTDPTLSGRSLSVARDANIPAIYTEYLGGARLDPAGTAAYVAGCLGVMREFGLLPRLTSPAVGGEPLMIEDDRPGSGHMQINHPAPCEGFFEAHVELGQTVQEGDVLGTVTDPLGQHVAVIRARYTGVVIVLHTFPRIATETSVAVILDITSFLARKLT; encoded by the coding sequence ATGCAACTATCGACTCACGAAATCGTGGGCAATGCGCCCGGTCCTCACTTACTCATCACCGGTGGAGTGCATGGCGATGAGTTCGAGCCGATGGCTGCGATTCGCCTGCTGATGACCGCGATTAATCCCGTCGAATTGTCCGGCCGTGTCACGCTCGTCCCCATCGTCAATGAGCCCGCTTTCAAGCTAGGTCAGCGCACGGCCGAAGATGGCCTCGACCTGGCGCGCACTTGCCCGGGTCGCGCGGATGGCAGCGTTACCGAGCAAATTGCTTTCGCACTGTCGACGCTCATTCGCACGGCCAATTTGTATATCGATCTGCACACCGGGGGGACGCGGCTGATGGTGGCACCTCTTTCCGGTTATGTACTCCATCGCGATGAGCACGTCCTCAATCAGCAGCGGCGCATGGCCCGCGCGTTCGGCTTGCCGATCATTTGGGGCACCGATCCCACGCTCAGTGGCCGCTCGTTGTCGGTGGCCCGCGATGCCAATATCCCCGCAATTTATACCGAGTATCTCGGCGGCGCTCGGCTCGATCCGGCCGGCACGGCCGCGTATGTCGCGGGCTGCTTGGGTGTGATGCGCGAGTTTGGTCTGTTGCCTCGCTTGACCTCCCCGGCCGTCGGTGGTGAACCCCTCATGATCGAAGACGACCGGCCTGGGTCGGGGCACATGCAAATCAATCATCCGGCACCCTGCGAAGGCTTCTTCGAGGCCCATGTCGAACTCGGTCAGACCGTGCAAGAGGGGGACGTGCTCGGTACGGTCACCGATCCCCTCGGGCAGCATGTTGCCGTCATCCGTGCTCGTTACACTGGTGTCGTCATTGTGCTGCATACATTCCCACGCATTGCGACGGAGACAAGTGTCGCCGTCA